One window from the genome of Equus asinus isolate D_3611 breed Donkey chromosome 29, EquAss-T2T_v2, whole genome shotgun sequence encodes:
- the CALML5 gene encoding calmodulin-like protein 5 yields MAEKLSEEQVAEFKEAFSSVDKNGDGTINTQELGAVMQALGHSLSEAELNELITRVDSDGDGVINFQEFLAEMVKRRKAWGSEQDLQGVFRAFDLDGDGHINVDELKQAIGKLGDEVSEEALEVMIRQADLDQDGKVSYEEFVRILTQK; encoded by the coding sequence ATGGCTGAGAAGCTGTCTGAAGAGCAGGTGGCCGAGTTCAAGGAGGCCTTCTCCAGTGTTGACAAGAATGGGGATGGCACCATCAACACCCAGGAGCTGGGCGCCGTGATGCAGGCCTTGGGCCACAGTCTGTCGGAGGCCGAGTTGAATGAGCTCATCACCAGGGTGGACTCTGATGGCGATGGCGTCATCAACTTCCAAGAGTTCCTGGCGGAGATGGTCAAGAGGAGGAAGGCCTGGGGCAGTGAACAGGACCTGCAGGGGGTCTTCCGTGCCTTTGACCTGGACGGTGACGGCCACATCAACGTGGATGAGCTCAAGCAGGCCATAGGCAAGCTAGGGGATGAGGTTTCCGAGGAGGCGCTGGAAGTCATGATCCGCCAGGCTGACTTGGACCAGGACGGGAAGGTGAGCTACGAGGAGTTCGTGCGCATCCTCACCCAGAAGTGA